Proteins found in one Blattabacteriaceae bacterium genomic segment:
- the ilvC gene encoding ketol-acid reductoisomerase encodes MKIKFGSIEENIITRKEFSLTKAKEILKNETISILGYGVQGPGQALNLRDNGLSVIIGQRCNSVSWEKAIQDGWVDGETLFTLEEAAEKGTILMFLLSDAGQISTWPKIKKYLKKGKSLYFSHGFGLTFQDQTNILPPKDIDIFMVAPKGSGTSVRNLFLDGKGINASYAIYQDYSGRALEKTLAIGISIGSGYLFETSFKKEVYSDLTGERGTLMGAIQGIFAAQYQVLRENGHSPSEAFNETVEEFTQSLVPLIGENGMDGMYANCSTTAQRGALDWWKKFRDVTLPIFKELYQSVINGNEAQRVIKANSIPNYRNLLKKELKELSESELWKTGSFLLRLRPY; translated from the coding sequence ATGAAAATAAAATTTGGCTCTATAGAAGAGAATATCATAACTAGAAAAGAATTTTCCTTGACTAAAGCCAAAGAAATATTGAAAAATGAAACCATATCTATTTTAGGATATGGGGTACAAGGCCCAGGACAAGCACTTAATTTAAGAGATAATGGTCTATCTGTTATTATTGGGCAACGATGTAACTCCGTTTCTTGGGAAAAAGCCATACAAGATGGATGGGTAGATGGAGAAACCTTATTTACTTTAGAAGAAGCAGCAGAAAAAGGGACTATATTAATGTTTTTATTGTCAGATGCTGGCCAAATTTCTACATGGCCAAAAATTAAAAAATATTTAAAAAAAGGCAAATCCCTATATTTCTCTCATGGATTTGGTTTAACCTTTCAAGATCAAACTAACATTCTCCCCCCAAAAGATATTGATATTTTCATGGTAGCTCCAAAGGGATCTGGAACTAGTGTAAGAAATCTTTTTCTTGATGGAAAAGGAATCAATGCTAGTTATGCTATTTATCAAGATTATAGTGGAAGAGCTTTAGAGAAAACTTTAGCAATAGGGATTTCCATAGGTTCTGGATACTTATTTGAGACAAGTTTTAAGAAGGAAGTGTATTCAGATTTAACAGGGGAAAGAGGTACTTTAATGGGAGCCATTCAAGGAATTTTTGCTGCACAATATCAAGTACTGCGTGAAAATGGACATTCTCCTTCAGAAGCATTTAATGAAACGGTGGAAGAGTTTACACAGAGTCTCGTTCCATTAATTGGAGAGAATGGAATGGATGGGATGTATGCAAATTGCTCTACAACTGCACAAAGAGGAGCTCTAGATTGGTGGAAAAAATTTAGAGATGTAACTTTGCCAATTTTTAAAGAGTTATACCAATCAGTTATAAATGGAAACGAAGCACAAAGAGTTATAAAAGCCAATAGTATTCCTAATTATAGGAATCTTTTAAAGAAAGAATTAAAAGAACTAAGTGAAAGCGAATTATGGAAAACTGGATCTTTCTTATTACGGCTTAGACCCTATTAA